cttttttgcattttggtCTGTCCTTGAGTAATTGTTCTAATGTTGTGTTGGCCCTTTTAAGATGTTTATAGGtgtatttcttgtgtttttttcatgttattgtgtgcatatttgttattttgtgctgttATCTGTGCACATTTTGCAttgttttggtcaaataaatagtaataacaataaaagttgttgtccttaaaaaaaactccACTGGGAACCGGGTTTAAGTGTAGACTTACCACAAACTGGACAGCAAGCACCAGGAGGTGTAATCCCAACGCAATGTGCTATCAATGGCTCAGGACATTGTACGGAGGCACACTGTGGCTCTGTAGCATTACCTATAACACCAAATAAAACAAGTCAACTTAATTGTTATAATATAATGTCAATTTTATCACTTTTCTTTGTttgtagtaaaaaataaaagaaatgaataGATGAATAATctagtccaaattttcacaggtttgttcttttatgtctttgacagttaaccaaaggtgtccagtgcttttaaagacagtggacactattggtaattactcaaaataattattagcataaaacctttcttggtgatgagtaatggggagaggttgatggtataaaacattgtgagaaacggctccctctgaagtgccatagttttcgagaaagaagtaattttacatgaatttgatttcgagacctcagatttagaacttgaggtctcgaaatcacccatctaagggtgtttttttcgttcattataatctcgcaagttcaatgaccgattgagctccaatttgcacaggtttgttatttcatgcttatgttgagatacaccaactgtgaaggctagtctttgacaattaccaatagtgtccagtgcctttaaacctagTGTAGTAACTCACCGGTTTGTTTCCCTACAGCTTCACAAGGTCCATAATAATCAATGATGGTTCTATCACTGCACGCAGCACATTCACTCAGATACGTCTCACCATTCTGACCACAGACTTGGCGACGATTAACGGCGCTACACCTTGTCTGCAAAAAgtcaataaaagaaaatacacaaaataagttTGGTATGTAAGCAGCTGCTTAGAAATCTCATGGCACTACAGACAGAGTTAAATTTGACTTTTAAGTGCAGTAACTGACCACTAGTGACTAACAGTGAGTTACAATTGTCCCAGTGTATAGTaacggtgggcggtgctgggacGGCTTTCCCAcgactcacaatttttgcccagcactctgagcaaaatacattatgCTGCCCAGCGCAGGTTTCAAAATGTTGTCCACTGTTCCTTGATTTGAatacacagctaatgataaggagcatcaaatgtcacagaaaaagaacacagtcaGCTTACTGCAAGGCCCCATAAcacaaacagtttggaaacctggcctGACTTCAGCAATCATGATACAATGCTTTGCCACTTACGATTATGGATGTCAAGTTTGTCTCTCTTTGTATGCAATCCTAAATTCAATACTCTCAATTAACAtagtactttttatttaaatagaTATGACTATCTACCTGGCATGGACCGAGGTAATCTAATATCTTTTCTCTACGGTGTAGAGCACATAGATTAGAATGTTGTCTACCATCAGTATCACAGGCTGGGGAATAGGGTTCATTACTGCAGCTGTGATGTCCGGTTAATACTGCAAACAAATCATAATAATCAACATTTATAGACTTtttagagttgaaaccaatggttcttttcagagccaccccaACTCAACCTGCCATATcgtattttcaccatgcaaagtttcaaatcccacttaataagaaagataaaaacaactgAAGAAATGAAGGTATTGATTAACCATTAAGAAACCATAGTGCCCACACAACTTGTACCAACATGATCATAGTGACTGTATGCTTAATGTCCGCAAGATTCCCGCTACTTTCATTCACTAAAAGAGATCAAATTGGTAGAGGTCACGTCCGAATAGGAAACTTTCCAATGTTTCTTTTCCTATAAGAGTACCAAAATTTTTGAGCTTTCTCCATAATAACATTAGGAATCATACTTCTCTCACCATTCTCAGGAAACGTcttgaaacattttttgttcttgtAAGCCTTGTCTTTggtatttgtttcttgttttattctGTTCAGTGCTTTAATCTtttggtaaaggcgctttataaatacctattattaatatattattttaattattattattaatattgttgttattaattaatAACTTACCACACTCATACTGTGGACACTCAGAGAAGCTGATGCTGATACAAACACGACGCTTTGCTACACACCTTAAATCAAAACATATATTCAATCATTTCTAATTAATTTATCCCTTAATTTTTAGTCAAGTTTGTTTTCAAGTTTCTAATGCAGTATTAAATTATGTTCCATCATTGGTCTGTTATATGCCATTGGCCGTGTGAGAAATCACTATTCTAAACTGATTTACACGTAGTTACCTCATCAATTTCCTCACAACTCTAGAAAACTTTGCTCAAAATGTTAACCCAACTCACAAGATGAACAGAAACTTACAACATGATTTGTGTGTACATTTACCAGCTGTTAACAGGGACATGCTTAGCGGTGATTCCCTTTCAGGGCTTGGGGAAGGGCCAATTTGATGACTCGCTGACTTATGAAACTTACCGTTCATCAGCATTGCACTGGTTACTAACACACGGCTCACTCATTGAGTCACATCGCCCAAACTCAAATTGGTCATCACGGAGATTGGCTGCACACCTGgcacataaataaacaaattggtAACAATATGGGCGTGAGAAACAGGTGGTTTAAAAACATGCATTTAACTGTTAACAGTTAAGCatgtaagagaagatttatcatATTTGTCTTTTGGGTAGCTAAACCATTTAAAGAAAGAATTCCCTTCAAAGTAGTTTGATTTGGATAATTTGTTTCACCCTTAAaccatttgaatctgagaaacgactCATGCATGCATGGAGCCTCTCTTAGATTTCCTTTCATAGATGCTACTGCCAGAAATGCGGTTGGTACACATACCTGCCGTCACCTCGCTAAGCGTGGATGGATTTGgcattcttgtgaaaataccttGACAGTTTTTTGTTCCGTTTTCTACAGTTAGGCAATGGATTCATGTgactttctttataattttgcctgttaatcagcattacattgacaaaaaaacaatctatgacctATCTTTATAACTGATTTCATCTGTCCTAGTTTCTGAACTTACCTGGCCAGACAAGCACTTGGATAGGTGCGTCCATTAGCCCCACATACTGGTACATATTGATCAGTGCAGTCGCAAGGTAGAGCAGCGTACTGTCTTGTATCTGTAGTTAGCATCGATGGGTTTAGACAATGTCTCTTAGAGCATGTCTCTTCACCATTGAAACACACACAGTCATTGCAACCTGTCTGGTAGTGGCTGCCATGCTCTATACACAATCAAAAGAAATCattcaaaacattgttttcatgTGGCTTTTCAAATTACTTTTCATTTGTTAAGATTTTGGAAAGTGTTCTTAAAATGATTTAACAGTGTcgcttaaataataataagtctcATTCCCTGGCTGcagcttcccaggttgtatcattaCCTAACGTGGGTTTGATCCCTGCGGCTATGGCAGTTACAGGTCAAATGGCTTTTGACtgaaaccccaaacaaagatattcaCAAAAATGGGGAGTCCAACAGTAGGGCTAGTTatctcagtttgtagagcaccggCATATTAATCCGGAAGTCGGTGGTTCAGATCCCGCTGTAGTTAAACCCAAGTCAATCAAtcttgttcaaacccaaatcatGAAAgtgatcattttgaaaataaagtagCTACCTTTTCTTTGCCCATTAACGTTGCACTCCTCCATAGTTTCACATTGTAGGGACTGACAGTGTTCCAGCATGCCATTAGTGCTACATACACACGCTTTGTAACAAGCCAAGTTATCCGTTGAATCAGGAAGGCGTACATAACTTCCACGAGTCACTAAGAATGTTGAAGCCTCTCCTAGCCGGCACCCTGGGGTGCATTTGGTCTGGGTGCACATCTCACCAAAGCCACATAGTTCTCTATTGATGGAGCATATACCATTAGAGCCAGTGGTTTCATTGTTACAGGGATCTTTGTGACATGGAACGGTGATGTCATCGTTCTTGTCTTCGTAAGGTCCAAGCTCTGAATTAAAGAGATTAaccaaaaataaattgataagTGAAATGTAAGGATATTTTGTTGTATTCCTATTGTTGATAGATTTTATCTTTCTGACAATGCTGACCTGTCTTTGCTCGTGtttgttcattgtttgtttgcttaggTAACTAAtttcattgttagcagcttatgctaaaatagtttttactTGCATTAAACTGAAGAGTGATCACCAGATGTACACCTTTGaacaagtttacaaaaaaacaaaaactatttacACTTCTATGTATTTAAAGACTTACTTAGATATTCACTAAGTGGAATGCAAGGTGCATCTCCGTCCAGCGGTGATAAGATATTACAAAGTCCTTCTGCCGTCAGTCCTTTGGCTAGACGAGACTGGTCAATGCATTGACTTAAGATGTGTATACAGTCAGCTCTGTTatcaagtaaacaaacaaacaattatcgTTTATATTCTGCCCTTCACCAACtggtaataattataataatagttattatttaaaaaacaccttCCATGTCACACAAATcacaaagcgctgtacaattaaaaccaataaaaatacagaaaattttGTAAAAGCAAATGAAACAACTGTTACAGAAAACAGCAATATTAAAACActaaaaatcaacaaatgtgTTTGAAAAGTAATTCTTAATAAGGTATGTTttcaaaaaagatttaaaaattacaaatgtaTTGGCAGAATGCTAATTTGAccatctctcagaaaagcaacgTACTTAGTAGTTACACACTAAAACTTTTGGTTGTAGATTTATCAGGTATCAAGTAACGTTTAATTGCTTCTTTAGTTTTATGAAGTAACGATCTGAAAGAGTAAGTTGTTTTAGTGGTAATTACTTATTGACACATATGtctaattgtttgtttgtttatttgtatgtttgtttgtttgtttgtttgtttgtttatttattttattggatacaagtacataaataaatttataaatgcCAAATAAGTATGACTAGGTGTTGCAACCAGAGGAGTTAACCCTCCTGTATCGAAGTACTCAAACTGCTGTAAAATGCTGCACTGGTTCAAGAAATGACAAAGTAAGTTAAATTAACCCTAAAAGGCGCACTATTAGAGAAAGAGAATAACGcattattaaataatatttaaaacaggAACATAAAAAATTGCAGACTTACTTGCATATCATATTAACATGTGATTCATGATGACATGGTTTGACTTGTAGAGTACATGCTATGGCTTTCCACATCTCAGATTCACATTCAGCGATATCTAAGACTGGGATATCCATAAATGGCATACGTATCACTCCTTCACTCCATAACTGCATATCATCTGCAGCACCACTGTCTGAACGTGTGGAACAACTACGAAACAGGTCCGCGGGTCTAAACATTgacaacaaaaccaaaacaaaatcaacactcaattgtttctttttcaacTGGCAGTTTGTGTTTGGTAAAAAACTATTATGTTCAACTcaacattaaaattaataaaaaaaattaaaaaaatcaagttaTCGTTACAATtatcaaagcatactgatccaAATAACAAGAGAAAACTTCTTGTTCtttagatttttgtttacctttgaaCTATTTCAgtcattaattttcatttttgttttaagactAAAAATACTCAGTTTAAAGAAAGTGATATCAAAAATAGGTGATGCAAATTGAAATGATttagaaacaaaacattaagcaCTTACAATTAACAAATCAAGACAAGGCTTAAGAAGGAATGAGCTTACAAAGAATAAAAAGCTAATCATACATTAGGAATGAATGACTGCTTTTATCtggaagtttttgttttgagaatATCTAGTTTCTAAGAATTTCTAAGGTTAATGTCTGGTTTGTGAAAATGATTCAAATGAAAACGcaaattttaaacatgttttcattATATAAAGAAAGTCAGTAGCATGCTATTGTTTCTTACCTGTCATTGAAATTAGTGCAGTATGTTAATCCACTACAGCCAGGCTGACAAGGCTCCTGGACTAAAAGAGAAGGAAAATAGAGCACCATGAAGACAAAATACTTCATGACTAgtacttaaagccagtggacactttcagtaaacagtattgttcaaggcccacacttcgtgtatcacaacttatatataaaataacaaacctgtgaaaatttaggctcaatcggtcatcggagtcgggagaaaataacgggaaaacccactcttgtttccgcacatttcgccatatcatgacatgtgtttactataaatccgtaattctcgatgtcgagaattgatatttgtgttaatgttttctcaaaaagtaaagcatttcatggactaatatttcaagagaagtcttttaccattaccttctgtaaaccctgtaagttatttgtaaatctgtgaacttttatttgttttctgttccaaaagtgtatcATGGCTTTAATCAACtttcttgtttttgtcttgGAGGAGCTGAGGTGTATTATATTCATGTTGCTGGTATTTACCTAAAGCATGGTCTTTATATTTTGTACAAGATAGTTGGGAGGAGACAACATAGGGGCTAAAACTGTGGCTGGCATTGATATCGACTAAGCATTTGTAACAGTTCTGACCAATAGCTCATTGGCCCCAGGCCAGTAGTTCAAATGACTGACTAAAGACCATGCCACTACTAAAAGACCCACAAGCTTTCATCTTGGAGATTTTTGTTTTAGAGAAGACAACTGGTTTGagagaacagcgccctctgtcatCAAAGGAATAAATCTCAAGATCTTTCTGTAAACTTACAAATTCTACATGTGTTAAATactgtgaagaaaaaacaaatctgtataTACTTTTTGTGATATTAACAAGTTGAGTTTGTCAATTTCTGCCAGACTAATTTTATGTAATGAGGATTCAAGGCACTGGACCgctttggtcattgtcaaagtccagtaaTCCCCGaacataatatgcatttaaTTGAGTGAATGAAAGTTTGCCTTTAATGGTACTTACCATCAGCGAGGCATGTAAGAAGTGATACTTCCATTGGTTGATACTGACAGTGCTCATCAAAATCATTCCAACTCTGCTTAGTCGACCAAGATGTACTGTACAGCTAGgtaaacatcaacaaaatacACTTTATACGGACAGATACATCATTGCTTCTTGGAGGAGTAATGGTAGTagagtgttgtggccgagcagttaagagcaactgtggtgtttctgatcattgCTTCTTGGAGGAGTATAATGGTAGTagagtgttgtggccgagcagttaagagcaactgtggtgtttctgatcagcagagtgtgggttcaaatccccagctgtgacacttgtgtccttaagcaagacacttaaccattgcttcgccctATGGATTGTACgtataaagccgttggtcccatgtgttgtgaacgcatgtaaaagaacccagtgcacttatcgaaaagagaaggggttcacccgggtgttcctggctggattggcagcatattgtgccacagcacctttctaaacattacatggtgctatgatTTAGGTCTCATACTTAAAACGTTCCCACCTTGCAGAAAGTATGTTAATATTTGGGGGTTTATTCAATACATTTCAAAAGTCACAGGAAGATGCTGAGTTGTGTTTGAATCAAACTCATAACAATAaatatgttaaaaataaaaaaataaaaaatgttgcaGTCCTGGTTGTCTTCTCTGTTCCCAGTTTGGCTCTAATAAGAGCATTGACACAATCtcaatcttaaagccattggacactttgggtaaacagtactgtccaaggcccacacttcgtgtatcacaacttctatatagaatcacaaacctgtgaaaatttaggctcaatcgatcatcggagtcgggagaaaataacgggaaaactcacccttgtttctgcatgtttcgtcgtgtcatgacatgtgtttaaaataaatccgtaattctcaatatcgagaattgatattgttttaatgtttctcaaaaagtaaagcatttcatggaataatatttcaggagaagtctttcaccattaccttctgtaaaccctgtaagttattt
This DNA window, taken from Asterias rubens chromosome 15, eAstRub1.3, whole genome shotgun sequence, encodes the following:
- the LOC117299858 gene encoding reversion-inducing cysteine-rich protein with Kazal motifs-like; amino-acid sequence: MKSGFLTLVWICSLSVVFAQDPECCHGVRSHPACQASCDQMALEASAPGRRQHLSNLRNNCPMSLATFWHCVNTSAPDIWQEDTGWPGLICCTNARAGHCRAACRQADSFSAASSACSRHEEPSLFQCLDRFEKKEHCCRHATSATQCRHKCEAVFNAMTPTEEMSLDVSIFCRDVSQTVVQCVTNYTSVAIPARDPRDSLHCCERSHSESCRETCRRVHMNLTSDVEIIDSLVAGCGGTIQPHVGMWECFLVNSGSHSSLDWPKISNPSALDGAKLQCCGRAVSTRCREICVKLYSTSWSTKQSWNDFDEHCQYQPMEVSLLTCLADVQEPCQPGCSGLTYCTNFNDRPADLFRSCSTRSDSGAADDMQLWSEGVIRMPFMDIPVLDIAECESEMWKAIACTLQVKPCHHESHVNMICKADCIHILSQCIDQSRLAKGLTAEGLCNILSPLDGDAPCIPLSEYLKLGPYEDKNDDITVPCHKDPCNNETTGSNGICSINRELCGFGEMCTQTKCTPGCRLGEASTFLVTRGSYVRLPDSTDNLACYKACVCSTNGMLEHCQSLQCETMEECNVNGQRKEHGSHYQTGCNDCVCFNGEETCSKRHCLNPSMLTTDTRQYAALPCDCTDQYVPVCGANGRTYPSACLARCAANLRDDQFEFGRCDSMSEPCVSNQCNADERCVAKRRVCISISFSECPQYECVLTGHHSCSNEPYSPACDTDGRQHSNLCALHRREKILDYLGPCQTRCSAVNRRQVCGQNGETYLSECAACSDRTIIDYYGPCEAVGKQTGNATEPQCASVQCPEPLIAHCVGITPPGACCPVCAAYTRVLYSVTEAERTAAAFGNQAVSVADILKGLRPIVAVAECDLYGYLNIEGDIVISVMSTKAIPNEIQIEACNKEAEKLGALINTRSPMVVSYMYMSPLLAARTSMVTTQVMTKGSAQHLTISTTLLLWCSVLVLLIQRISYR